Part of the Chloroflexota bacterium genome, ACTACGTCGCGGCCGGCGGCGGGCTCTGACCCTCCGCCAGCAGCTTCAGCGCGGTGAAGATGAAGCGGTTGACCGGCGCCTCGACGCCCGCCTGCCGCCCCAGCCGCGCCACGGCGCCGTTGAGCCATTCCGCCTCGAGACGGTTGCCGCGCTCCAGATCGACCAGCATCGACGGCTTCAGGGCAGCCCCGTAGGAGTCGGCGAGCGCGAGCTGCCGTGACACCACGTCGTCGGCCAGCCGCACCCCGCGCGCTCGGGCCACTGCCGCCACCTCGTTCATGCACGTGACGAAGAGATCCCGCGTGTCCGGATCCGCGAGGACGGGGCCCAGCGGCTGGCGCGTGAGGGTGCACACGCCGCTGAAGGCGCAGATGTACAGAAACTTCGTCCAGATGGCGCCGGCGATGTCGCGCGATAGCTCGGCGTTGATTCCGGCCCCTCGACACGCCGCCAGAAACCCCTGGGCTCGCGGCGATTCGCGCCCGTCCAGCTCGCCGAAGACGATCCGCGCCGTTTCGCCCCGCTGCTCGATCACGCCCGGGCTCGC contains:
- a CDS encoding 2-dehydropantoate 2-reductase; this encodes VGEGTAVISFQNGVENEDVLATVLGSTHVLGGLAYVTSTIASPGVIEQRGETARIVFGELDGRESPRAQGFLAACRGAGINAELSRDIAGAIWTKFLYICAFSGVCTLTRQPLGPVLADPDTRDLFVTCMNEVAAVARARGVRLADDVVSRQLALADSYGAALKPSMLVDLERGNRLEAEWLNGAVARLGRQAGVEAPVNRFIFTALKLLAEGQSPPPAAT